One segment of Brassica napus cultivar Da-Ae chromosome C3, Da-Ae, whole genome shotgun sequence DNA contains the following:
- the LOC106435672 gene encoding F-box protein FBW2 has translation MEEEDGEFRQWDELIPDALGLIFSHLPLQEILTVVPRVCKAWNRAVTGPYCWQEIDIELWSNRCHQSDHLDRMLQMLILRSSGSLRKLCVTGLQNDSIFSFIAQHAGSLKTLKVPRSGLSNSGVVNVAEKLSSLTFLDLSYCCKLGPEAIQAIGRHCKSLIEFSRNMHPLDVASVDSHDDEADAIASTMPKLKRLEIAYHRVSTEGVLKILSSCVSLEFLELRGCWDVQLDNKFFKEKFPDMKVLGPRVIGFYDMINDWEDCCSDYFSDGSDYLAWEFLEDGEMGEFYEDDFEHGWDDNFYADRVNIDMEPHIWPPSP, from the exons atggaagaagaagatggtgagtTTCGACAATGGGATGAGTTAATCCCAGACGCTCTTGGGTTAATCTTTAGCCACTTACCACTTCAAGAGATCCTAACAGTGGTGCCTAGGGTTTGCAAAGCATGGAACAGAGCTGTAACTGGACCTTATTGCTGGCAAGAGATAGATATTGAGCTATGGAGTAACCGTTGCCACCAGTCGGATCATCTCGATCGAATGCTTCAGATGTTGATCCTCAGGAGCTCTGGCTCTTTGCGCAAACTCTGCGTCACTGGCCTTCAAAATGACTCCATCTTCTCCTTCATTGCTCAACA TGCTGGTTCGCTTAAAACCTTGAAGGTGCCGAGAAGTGGTCTGAGCAATTCAGGTGTTGTCAACGTAGCCGAAAAGCTTTCATCTCTCACGTTCTTGGACTTGAGCTACTGCTGCAAACTCGGCCCAGAGGCGATACAAGCCATAGGCAGACACTGCAAATCCCTGATAGAGTTCTCCAGAAACATGCATCCGTTGGACGTAGCGAGCGTCGACTCTCACGACGATGAAGCTGATGCGATCGCCAGCACGATGCCGAAGCTGAAGCGGTTAGAGATCGCGTACCACCGAGTCAGCACAGAAGGAGTGCTCAAAATCTTATCGTCTTGCGTTTCTCTGGAGTTCTTGGAACTTAGAGGCTGTTGGGACGTGCAGCTAGATAACAAGTTCTTCAAGGAGAAGTTTCCGGATATGAAAGTGTTGGGTCCACGCGTGATCGGATTCTACGATATGATAAACGATTGGGAGGATTGCTGCTCGGATTATTTCTCAGATGGGTCTGATTACTTGGCTTGGGAGTTTCTTGAGGATGGTGAGATGGGAGAGTTCTATGAAGATGATTTTGAGCATGGTTGGGACGACAATTTCTATGCGGATAGGGTGAATATAGACATGGAACCGCATATTTGGCCGCCATCTCCTTGA
- the LOC106415346 gene encoding serine/threonine-protein phosphatase 2A activator isoform X2: MEPPKDQHTPEKSSTDPPSSAYPPSGCCTNCGGPTISEPSPLASLPEMSPPPNYRPIRAPAINLPHNSQAIILSPVPHAEQVPVVSPPYQFECPVKRIHSPDDIRRFQESPSFKNFLGFVVSLSESIRGHKISDPCLVSPTVAAVVSILETLLQWIDEIPPVQMSSRYGNISFRSWHERLAQRGESLILELLPDEFKGSTIEIVPYFFDSFGNSSRIDYGTGHETNFAAWLYCLARMGVIKEEDYHGVVARVFVKYLELMRKLQMVYCLEPAGSHGVWGLDDYHFLPFIFGSSQLVDHKYMKPKSIHNDDILDNFSAEYMYLSCIAFVKKVKKGLFAEHSPLLDDISGVPNWKKVNSGLLKMYKVEVLEKVPIMQHFLFGCLIKWEE, encoded by the exons ATGGAACCTCCGAAGGACCAACACACGCCTGAGAAATCATCCACCGACCCACCTTCATCGGCTTACCCTCCCTCCGGTTGCTGCACTAACTGCGGCGGTCCAACGATCTCCGAACCTTCACCTCTCGCTTCACTTCCCGAGATGTCACCGCCCCCAAACTACCGCCCAATCCGAGCTCCAGCCATCAATCTCCCACACAACTCTCAAGCGATCATCCTCTCCCCCGTCCCTCACGCCGAGCAAGTCCCCGTCGTCTCTCCGCCGTACCAATTCGAGTGTCCCGTCAAGAGAATCCACTCCCCGGACGATATCCGCCGCTTCCAGGAATCCCCCTCTTTCAAGAACTTCTTAGGATTCGTAGTCTCTCTCTCCGAATCGATCCGCGGACACAAAATCTCCGATCCTTGCCTCGTCTCGCCCACCGTCGCCGCCGTAGTTTCAATCCTCGAGACCTTGCTGCAATGGATCGACGAGATCCCTCCCGTTCAAATGTCCTCGCGTTACGGAAACATCTCCTTCCGATCGTGGCACGAGAGGCTCGCTCAGAGAGGCGAATCGCTGATCCTCGAGCTTCTTCCCGACGAGTTCAAAGGATCAACGATCGAGATCGTTCCTTACTTCTTCGACAGCTTCGGGAACTCGAGCAGAATCGATTACGGGACGGGGCACGAGACGAACTTCGCGGCGTGGCTGTATTGCTTAGCGAGGATGGGGGTAATCAAGGAGGAAGATTACCACGGCGTGGTGGCTAGGGTTTTCGTTAAGTATCTTGAACTGATGAGGAAGCTGCAGATGGTCTACTGCTTAGAGCCTGCTGGGTCCCATGGAGTGTGGGGCCTTGATGATTACCATTTCTTGCCCTTTATTTTCGGGAGCTCTCAGTTGGTTGATCACAAGTATATGAAACCCAAGTCCATTCATAACGATGATATCTTGGATAATTTCTCTGCCGAGTACATGTACTTGTCTTGTATCGCCTTTGTGAAGAAAGTGAAGAAGGGTTTGTTCGCTGAGCACTCTCCCTTGCTTGATGATATTAGCGGCGTCCCGAACTGGAAGAAAGTGAACAGCGGTTTGCTTAAGATGTATAAAGTTGAAGTGCTCGAGAAGGTTCCCATTATGCAGCATTTCCTCTTTGGCTGCCTCATCAAATG GGAGGAGTGA
- the LOC106435671 gene encoding thylakoid lumenal 29 kDa protein, chloroplastic, producing MGGVSFLSTVPSFTNINNRQQHLTFSSSHRSVLIRCCKTDHQVSDNTFSFHRRDVLKLAGTAVGMELIGNGFINHVDDAKAADLNQRRQRSEFQSKIKLTLSKAVKAKPELVPSLLTLALNDAMTYDKATKSGGANGSIRFSSEISRAENAGLSDGLALIEEAKKEIDSFSKGGPISYADLIQLAGQAAVKATFLTSAIRKCGGNEEKGNLLYTAYGSSGQWGLFDRQFGRSDATEADPEGRIPLWGKATVQEMKDKFIAIGLGPRQLAVMSAFLGPDQAATEELLASDPQVAPWVQKYQRSRETVSQTDYEVDLITALTKLSGLGQQINYEAYTYPVERINLSKLKL from the exons ATGGGAGGAGTTTCTTTCCTCTCCACTGTTCCCTCCTTCACCAACATCAACAATCGTCAACAACATCtcacattctcttcttctcatcGCTCT GTTCTCATTCGATGTTGCAAGACCGATCATCAAGTTTCCGACAACACTTTTTCTTTTCACCGGCGAGATGTTCTCAAACTCGCCGGGACTGCTGTCGGAATG GAATTAATAGGTAACGGTTTCATTAACCATGTGGACGATGCAAAAGCTGCTGATCTGAATCAGCGTAGACAGCGATCAGAGTTTCAAT CAAAGATCAAGCTTACACTTTCAAAAGCGGTTAAGGCTAAACCggagcttgttccttctttacTTACTCTAGCTCTTAATGATGCTATGACTTATGATAAG GCTACAAAATCTGGTGGAGCCAATGGATCCATACGGTTCAG CTCGGAGATAAGCAGAGCAGAGAACGCTGGGCTTTCTGATGGGTTGGCTCTCATAGAGGAAGCAAAGAAGGAGATTGACTCGTTCTCAAAGGGTGGACCTATTTCATATGCAGATCTCATTCAACTGGCAG GGCAAGCAGCGGTGAAGGCTACATTTTTAACATCAGCAATCCGAAAATGTGGTGGAAACGAAGAGAAAGGGAACTTACTCTACACAGCATATGGTTCAAGTGGTCAG TGGGGTTTGTTTGATAGACAATTCGGAAGGAGTGATGCAACAGAGGCAGATCCAGAAGGGAGGATCCCATTATGGGGAAAAGCAACTGTTCAAGAGATGAAAGATAAGTTCATTGCCATCGGATTGGGTCCTCGTCAG TTAGCTGTAATGTCTGCATTCTTGGGTCCTGATCAAGCCGCAACAGAGGAGCTCTTAGCTAGCGACCCACAAGTTGCACCATGGGTTCAGAAGTACCAACGAAGCCGTGAAACTGTATCTCAGACAGATTACGAG GTCGATCTGATAACTGCATTGACAAAGCTAAGTGGTCTAGGACAGCAAATCAACTATGAGGCATACACATACCCTGTCGAGCGGATCAATCTTAGCAAACTCAAGCTGTGA
- the LOC106415346 gene encoding serine/threonine-protein phosphatase 2A activator isoform X1 gives MEPPKDQHTPEKSSTDPPSSAYPPSGCCTNCGGPTISEPSPLASLPEMSPPPNYRPIRAPAINLPHNSQAIILSPVPHAEQVPVVSPPYQFECPVKRIHSPDDIRRFQESPSFKNFLGFVVSLSESIRGHKISDPCLVSPTVAAVVSILETLLQWIDEIPPVQMSSRYGNISFRSWHERLAQRGESLILELLPDEFKGSTIEIVPYFFDSFGNSSRIDYGTGHETNFAAWLYCLARMGVIKEEDYHGVVARVFVKYLELMRKLQMVYCLEPAGSHGVWGLDDYHFLPFIFGSSQLVDHKYMKPKSIHNDDILDNFSAEYMYLSCIAFVKKVKKGLFAEHSPLLDDISGVPNWKKVNSGLLKMYKVEVLEKVPIMQHFLFGCLIKCNLVGREE, from the exons ATGGAACCTCCGAAGGACCAACACACGCCTGAGAAATCATCCACCGACCCACCTTCATCGGCTTACCCTCCCTCCGGTTGCTGCACTAACTGCGGCGGTCCAACGATCTCCGAACCTTCACCTCTCGCTTCACTTCCCGAGATGTCACCGCCCCCAAACTACCGCCCAATCCGAGCTCCAGCCATCAATCTCCCACACAACTCTCAAGCGATCATCCTCTCCCCCGTCCCTCACGCCGAGCAAGTCCCCGTCGTCTCTCCGCCGTACCAATTCGAGTGTCCCGTCAAGAGAATCCACTCCCCGGACGATATCCGCCGCTTCCAGGAATCCCCCTCTTTCAAGAACTTCTTAGGATTCGTAGTCTCTCTCTCCGAATCGATCCGCGGACACAAAATCTCCGATCCTTGCCTCGTCTCGCCCACCGTCGCCGCCGTAGTTTCAATCCTCGAGACCTTGCTGCAATGGATCGACGAGATCCCTCCCGTTCAAATGTCCTCGCGTTACGGAAACATCTCCTTCCGATCGTGGCACGAGAGGCTCGCTCAGAGAGGCGAATCGCTGATCCTCGAGCTTCTTCCCGACGAGTTCAAAGGATCAACGATCGAGATCGTTCCTTACTTCTTCGACAGCTTCGGGAACTCGAGCAGAATCGATTACGGGACGGGGCACGAGACGAACTTCGCGGCGTGGCTGTATTGCTTAGCGAGGATGGGGGTAATCAAGGAGGAAGATTACCACGGCGTGGTGGCTAGGGTTTTCGTTAAGTATCTTGAACTGATGAGGAAGCTGCAGATGGTCTACTGCTTAGAGCCTGCTGGGTCCCATGGAGTGTGGGGCCTTGATGATTACCATTTCTTGCCCTTTATTTTCGGGAGCTCTCAGTTGGTTGATCACAAGTATATGAAACCCAAGTCCATTCATAACGATGATATCTTGGATAATTTCTCTGCCGAGTACATGTACTTGTCTTGTATCGCCTTTGTGAAGAAAGTGAAGAAGGGTTTGTTCGCTGAGCACTCTCCCTTGCTTGATGATATTAGCGGCGTCCCGAACTGGAAGAAAGTGAACAGCGGTTTGCTTAAGATGTATAAAGTTGAAGTGCTCGAGAAGGTTCCCATTATGCAGCATTTCCTCTTTGGCTGCCTCATCAAATG CAATCTTGTTGGCAGGGAGGAGTGA